In Eupeodes corollae unplaced genomic scaffold, idEupCoro1.1 scaffold_1078, whole genome shotgun sequence, the sequence GTTAACCCAATTGTGAATTaatatttatctttattttatcaCACACGTTTCGTAGAATTAtagatttcattattttatatccCATATTAAATAACAGTTACATTAATTTGGTCATCATAGTCATAATTACGAATCTTCCACTTTCTGTGATCTATATTATTCTGTATGGTTCTTGTATTTAAAAGGAACttatttatatccttttggcCTTTGCTCGAtgatgttattgttattatgaTCATAGAATACTTTGAATGGTAATTTCCTAATTAAGTATCCCATCTTAAGTAGCATGATACTATCTTAAACGTAAgacaagaaacaaacaaaaaaaatatatgcctACTCTCATTATTATATCACCATAATTCCACTTCAATCAAAGGACTCATAATATTCACATATATTCCACAAGAGCTAAAATATACACATATATACGTTCAAGCTCATAATCCTACATCTTGAATTCAGACATTTTATGACTTCTTAACACTGACGAGTGTTTCTTACATAAATCAAAGTTATTTGCAATTCAgcagaaaaaaaatcacttcaagGACATCACAACACTATACTTTGATATACCTACTCATCTTATTATTTGTCATTTCATCAAGAAGATAGGGAGAAAGATAGGGGTGGGGGTACAccgaaaagaaaatattgaatcagaaaaaaattgattatatttttttcttttaggtaTAACATATATATACACTTAtgaagtacatatgtatataatgcatatattatttaaataaggaTTTATCTCTTTGTGTTTGATTATTATGTTTCAGTTTTTATGTTTGGGGGAGAAATTCTTCAAGTTATAAAACACAAAGATGGAATtaagtcaacaaaattttatagtttgaGGTTCTTGGAGCTTAAAGTTTTGTCTATGTGATTTAAAAGCGAGGTAAACTGGGGCGTATGAGTACTTCAATTTTCTGTTTGCATAAAACAACTgtgttttattctatttttccGCTTTAGTAAGATAACGTAGTTACTTattggttttcaacatttatgcttatgatattttcaaaaatgtactttgATTAATTTCGATTATTTCAACAACTTAACGATTCATCTAGAAATCTATTGGATTGAAATTTTTAGCATAACATTCCCACACAAAATAAGATACATGACACTACACAACCCATATGCAATTTATATCAACTACACCAGCTTTTAGGAAACAAATTAATACTTAAGTATAAGAAAGAAGCCATTGAGTACGTGTTGTTTTCTAAGAAAAGAACATTTAATATTCCAAAACAAATGCCTTTGGGTTTTTCACTTAATTCCATCGTGATTGCCATACAGCTTTAGATGGCCAAGGCTTGAGCAAGAGGGCGGAAATACTCGTTCACTTGCATCAGATTGAATGACGTTGCCAAAATCTTAGCTCATTTATTGAGAGATTATTGTTGTGTTGTGCACATGACACACATTATTTATCATTAGACAATAAgaagataataataatgttgAAGCAGTTACTAATTTACAAAAAGGGATCTTTTAGGCAGTAATATTTCTAGAGGATGGCATCAATGATGTCGAAAGTATTTCTCTCTGGTATTGTTATTAGTTATGCTACTATTTAAAGTTGCCAtacttaaatttgtatcaacttttttattttgattttttaaaaaattgtttggtaaaAGTACATAAGAAAACTTATGATGAAAGAAAAGCAAGAGTTTAAAGTTTCAggtggatttaaaaatattttttaacttcccacaggaagttgttgtaatcggtccgcttagttgaattaaaaattttgacatttctctgcatttcaaggtccctagagtcaaaataaaagatttttagaaagatgtctgtctgtgcgtgtgtacgtacatttgtacgtctgtacgttcgcgttgtttttttcgtcgtccataggtcAAAGACCagttgagatatcgacttcaaataaaatttgttatacaaataattatgcagaaagatgtaaaaaggctttcaaaaaaatttgcgtttgtggtttttttactatagtaatttaaaaaaggttaacattttgtttaactctaaatatctcacgaaccaactacgctaaaaacttttattaaatcttatattatgtattggaacgtgataccaaacaaatatatgtatgtttggaaaacaattcaaataacgttttttttataaatcaaaaaaactgaacaaataaaattttcacctcgaaaattttacgaacaaaaaatgatttaatctcaaaaacaattttatgcaataaaataaaatattacacaaaattggtaaacattgattttcgactcaaatatcttttcatacaTTGGAGATTatgcttccaactaattttatcttaaaagaaatattgctgtaaacaaaaaattaacaaaacttggtaaaaaatgattttcgacttggctttaaacttaatatattattatcaatatttttaattaaattttgagaaaaatcgaattaacaatttctttccaaaataaaaaaacaagtagAAAGCAGTACTAGAACTTGAAAATACTAGGAGttgtaaaaaatgtacttttaaatcaaatatcttttcaaaaattaaaactgtttgatttaaactaattttatcttacagaaaatattgttttcgacactcagtaaagttttttttttttaaatccaactcTCTGACTGTTCcttaaaaatagtacgcaaatttggtaaaaattgatgttcagttctcgatatctcgtgaacaatagaagatattgactttaaactaatttcattcatccaatttgtatttgtttatataagaaataaacatttttaagaaatgctactaaaattggtaaaaattgaatttcggctAAGAATTTAGTTATCAAAGCTAGATTTCGAAATCTACTATTTCCACTTTTTCATTAtgtgtgcaaaatattgttggcagttgtttaaagttttaagaataattcaactgaaaatttCTTAACACATCACGGaagcctacaaacttttaagcaagacaaatcgacagtcggcatgggaagttatcaccctttttttcattttgaatcatTCTGTTCTTGTTTGCCACGCCTACCGAAAATCATAATCCTACGTTTCCAATTATAGAggtatacattttaataaaaaattatatttcataataTGGTTTGGATTTTACCACTgagtgtcaaaaacaatatcaattaaATGGCCGCCATGCAATTGTTTGAGGtagttttttagtattttttcccatatcttcatttcatttttcattagCACGATCTTTTGCGGTCAATAGACTTCACAATCAAGTGACAAAAAATCTTTTGACAGAATAAAGCCATAATTAGTCATGTGTTTAATCCTTGTTGCCTTCACATCGTCCCAGTCATGGTCTTCAATCACCATCCTTGAAGTTGGTAATCTACGCGATattgtaatcaaacaaaaataaattcggttgcagaaacaatattttcctttgAGCGTACATTAAGATGCGGAAcactttaaaatgaaatcagTAAATGTAATgtattgaataaagaaaagaCTTGTTGATAGTTCAAAGTATGTgaatagaatagaattttattaagaataatGAAGTATTCAGTGAAGCTAACTTGATACTGTATAAGATGATTTCGATATGTTTTACAGAGTGTATTATTATTACAGTAGATTTCTTTTAGTCATTTACTCATATATATAACAGtaaattttccaatattttcaaatgaatttacAATTTTACCGATTGTGTAAGTTTGTATCACcacttttgtattaattttaaataatgtcaaCGCGTTTTTCAATTCCTAATACATCTTTTATCTTCAAtggcaaaaatttaaataaaattgtggaATTTCagtgacagctgagtttgacaggtgtcacaTGCTTGCTAATATAAGATATTATGTAGCTTAGTAGTAAAGACCGACGAACGGTATAGGTGGATTAAGGTATATTTTATAGCTGAAGTTATTGGGCGGTGTGAATAAAAACGAGTAGGACAAGTAAATACTTGGACATATCAAAATTACAAGTAAACGCCAAAATTGAAGTGAATAAAACAAGTCAACCCGACCCCAGACTTGCAGTCGTACTTGTACACGAAAGATGGCTGCATTTATGAACCTGCGTGGTGTGAAACGTTATAAAGACCGGCGTGATATAAGTCCCGATCTATCTAAGGGACTATTACGGTTTGAGAGCGAAAACGTAGATTTTCTCACTTCTCACTTTCTTGATGAAAACACTGATGCAAGGGGTGGAGGATTAACTGCACGGAAAAAGATGGAAATTTTTCTGAGATACGTTAGTGATCCAGGATTCCAAAGTGGTGTTGCCAACGACATGGGGGTTGAAAGAAGTACCGTCAGCAgaacattttcaagtttattGGATAAAATAGTGTCGAAGTCTGAAGATTGGATTAAATTTCCACGCTATTGAAGATATTGAAGATTTGGATCAGGCCAAGGCAGATTGGGCTTCAAAATTTCGCATTCCGACTGTCATTGGTGCTATAGATTGCACTCACGTGCATATTATGAAACCTTCGGAATTCGGCGACGAGTATGTGAACAGAAAAGGAAAAAGACGGCAATCAccgtcgaaacgttgggaaaaatcagatgaaaattattttcatttaatcatcaaaaagatcaacaaagccgatgagaatcaccacttaattgttctcaaatcaaacataaacatcaacttggtcaaaattataaatcattgaaaaggaaaaacaacaataaacattCAGATGACTTGTGACGCTAATGAAAAAATTACAAGTGTGGACGCTCAATGGCCAGGGAGTGCACATGATGGCAGGATTTGGCGAGTGAGTGGAATTCAGGACGTGGTGCGCCGATATGATGGTGATGTTTGTCTCCTTGGTGATAGCGGATATGGAATTACTCCTTGGTTACTGACTCCTTTTGACGAACCAAGAAATGCTCGTGAGCGGAATTACAATTCGACCCATGCTCAGGAAAGAGTAATAATTGAACGAGTTTTTGGCCAGATGAAACGTCGTTTTCCCATATTCTCGAGCCAAGTTAGAATAGCAGTCAAAAATGTTCCCAATTTGGTAATAAGTTGTGCAGTGCTTCACAATGTAGCAAAACATTTGAATGATCCTTGGGAAGTGGAAGACGGAATCGAAAATGGTGTGGCTGAAGAAAATGTATCTCTATATAATTTAGATCGGAATGAAGTTATAAATAGACGACATGGTCAGCAAAAACGATTAGAAATTAGTAATAATCTGATGATGTAAATACacataaaaagtaataaaaaatatatgaaaaaacaaaaatatatctttttaaataagtatGTCACATGTGCGCATGTGTGTGCATAAGCCTACAGTATTTCAGGTTTAACATGACCTGCTGGAAAAGCAAATGGGCATATACCACCAGCCTATGAGCCCTCCACCGGTCATGCCATACCCGACAAACTGCGTACAGCTGTGTACGTGACGTATATTATAtgcttatttcatttttaatttttgttttttatttattttattattatttttattttttattttatttttttttaaagaaaaggaaTATTTCAGGAAAGGAAACAGGATACAATTTATCTCAAtaacaaaatatcttttaagacATCGTCTTCTTAAACCACAACGCGTTGTTCAACGGACTCCGTTCGTCTGTGTTGTGCAGCTCTTAGGTTCAACTCCGTTATCATCAGTTGTTCACGTTCAGCCTGAAGTCTTGTTAGCTTAATTTATTCAAGTAATAATAAACGCTGCAGCTCACCAGTTGTCAACTTTGATGTCTCTTCAGTTTCAGCTGAGAGTTTCAATTTCTTATCTTTTTTCAACTTCGTCGCATCGCTCTTACGTATGCAAGTCACTGGTGTGATGGGCTGGTTTGATGCTAACATGTCAACGGGGTCATCTTCGTCTTCCCTATTCTCATTCTCCTCATTGAGTTCAGATGTAGAACTTGCTCCCAATCCAACGCATGAAGCCCAGGTATCTTGCAATAAACTGGGTTCTCGTTTGAATCGCAAATTTTTAGGAAATCTGCCTCCCATGACAACAATGTTATTGGTTTATTTCCAGTTGCGTTGACATCAGTTTTTTTCTTGACTGCGGTTTTCATATTGTtcaatagcttttttaactGTCCAACACTAGTTTGCTtcccaacatttttcgaaaattggtcGACTAAACATCCCCATGCCTTCTCTTTAGCAGATGCAACTTTAGGCAACATGGATTTATTTAGCACAACACTAAATTCTTTCAATAACGCTAGAAAAATAACTCTATTGTAACAACCCGAAGTCACATTACTTTCATCCATAGCTGCAAGAGGATAAAAACAAACGGGAACGACAACTGACTTGTGAGTAATGACGGGGAGTCAAGGTCAGTTTAGGCGAAAACAGAACGTTAGGCGAAAACAGAACAAGTCACAACAGTAAATGATGCGTAGTCTGTGTGGCGCTACAAGTATTTAATTGCCTTTTTTGTGAATTCAGTTGTCTCGCGAGTAAATACTTGCTAGTAAACCCTCGGGTTGACGAGTACACGGTCACAAGTAAACTCGACGCTTTATTCACATCGGTTTACTTGGAGTTTAAATACTCGTTACACTTTAGTTGTAAGTAAATACTCGTCATACTCGTTTTTATTCACACCGCCCATTGAATCATTCCtattttacgaattaaaaattttgatatttcgcgaagtttcaaggtccctaagagtttgttgttttatatcatattaatttcaattcaaaacttcaatcaaattttgtattatataatgtgaagtgataccaaattaatataaatttgataccaaaaacaaaatgtttctaaataaaaaaaacacatatgcTACCTTggatattttaccaaaaaaatgatattacctcCGAAACAATTGTATGTAACATTCGGAAAGTTGAGTAGACATGATTTTTGACtcccatatattttttaaactagttcaaacttatacaaattattatttttaaaagttacacgattttttagaaaaatcaaattgttaaattgagaatctacaaaaaataatacacaaaattgttaaaatctaaTGTTCGATTTAATATCTCAAGACTAGAAGAAAGTATtgactccaaaattttatgattatttatgcaaaactttgttttaaataaaaaattatatttttttaggaaagatgaaatcgatgtttttttttataagaaataaaaactttcaaaaaatgcatcttaaattaataaaattagcttttcgactcaaaatgACGGTAACAAGAACAGATATTGAAACTAAGCTTATTTTAtaggcaaaatattgttgcttactttaagttaatgtttttgaaaaaaaacttatacaaaaaagataaaacaaacatGGGAATTGTTCTGAAATAgtgaaatgttaattatgttttgtattttgcgCGTGTTTTAGcctttaattgtattatttttttactaacaactgatcgtagtttgaagcttgctTTGTGTTTAATACTTTCTAAAATTCTGAAGcgtaaaaaaaagagaagaaaagacaaatattttacctcgctcaaaatattgttatgtatattttgtagaagttttagaaaaatcgccAGACTACCgcgaatgggaagttatcagcatGGGTTGCATTTTAGCCTCTTTTCAATATGGTTTAATaagtacatttaataaaattctattaGCTCAAAGCTTCGTtgaaataaattagaaaatagACCCTTGATTTGTATTCATtgcctatgcggatgacgttTTGAGAAAaccatcttaacaccttaaaataactcttacaaaatgcctaaGCCAGACTAATATTTTGGGCTAATCGGTGTGGATTgagtgttaacccacacaaagcacaatttcttattttcgaggaaataaaaattccatttgttaaccATCCCTATactaaaggaatccaattataATTCTTAGACGAGGCTAAGCTTAAGCACCTGGGTcgtattttagacaaaaactaaattggaaatgCAATCTACacgaaagagtcaaaaaagctaccgtagcttttttttcttgcaaaaaagatattggtaataaatagggCTTACAATCCacaatcacgcattggctattattatggtgtggcagtatggtgtaCTGCTTTAGAGATAGCTCTGAACCGTGGCAAATTGAATTTAGTCCAACTTGCCTATGTATAatcggatcgcttcgcacgacccaaTCTGTGGCACTGGACaccctactctacctaacacctcttgatatattttgcaaacaaatagctgcaagctctgctattcaccACAAAGCTTCTTGGCCACcccgtaattcttaagtattaaGAATAAATTCCAAAGAACCATCCCCCAGTCGCAATTTGACAAAAACTTACAGATTTCTATAcattccagatctttctgggaggatggggcattcctggaagacgagtcaatcaatttttaagaactcgccaggaacggtagaGTATAACaaattctaccacgtttggcaaatatTTTGGCAAACCGATCGCTGCTtataaactgttgctaatgcaggCCGCATTAAGAAGGAAAACACCaagtggaataacatcaccacctGTCAGGTCAGCGATGCTTGCTATCTATAAGCATATCTCATAAATCTCGATTAAAGGTGTCATAACCGCGCACTGTCTATAAGGACAGCATGCCAAGCGCCTAggagtattctcaaatgactttagaagaagctgtatgaacgaggaagaggaggaaacagttctttactTTTCATGTACATGCCCTGTTcttgctcaaaaacgcaagagttacctcaagattcatatggtatcacaatgagccattaaactggcctaattgTGTCCAATTCTATCacgaacagccactttaacctaacctatcttCATTGTGAGATATATGAATTTCGTGTACATAATCTTCTTTACAGTTTTGTTTGtctaaattattaagttttttagtaaaatgataaaattagtataaatttaattttttcattattaatttatttttatactttgtgATTTACGATGAAGCACACATCTGGCgaagtattttaaaactttttctgcAAACTTCAATAATgacgaacaaaaattattaaacttacGTTGCACGTTTTTTGAGCCGAATGTTGTAATTCATTTATCCTACTTTCAGGgaaagatatacaaaaaaaaacatttccattAAAACTACTCCAATACTGTATTCAATTGTTTGCCtattctttttttgtcaattttttcgCTACTTTTGTGTAAATCTgccaaaacaaaactaattttaaataaaaatagttttttgtgtcctatttgaaaaaaaaaactgaaaacacaaCATGTCCAGTGCATGTACGATAAGCACCGTAAAAAACACTAAATATTTTTTGCCATTGACATGTCATGCATACCTAATATGGTTAAGGTATCGTATTCATAAACAACAaatcaatttatgtttttgatatttttttcttatgtttgtttttcattagtttattttataaaaaaaatgtccgctcaatttgtaaatttaattttgtgtacaaaataaaaaaaaaataaaagttttacttgtgcaaaaaatctaaataaaaattatattgcagtcaattataaaataatacaaatttttttgttgtcagcCATATTGTTGGCGTGATTGCTACCATAGTGTTGAAACTTTATCTGACATATTAGCTGGCATTTAGTGAgccttttatttcaattcaaccTCGAGTGTAATAGTGGTAAATCATCACGTGAAAATGATAGAGGTTGACCTAAACTGATATGCAACAAACTCCCAGGAACTGGCTAATTGGTCTTTCAAGCGCAGTTTTAAAGTGGTcgaattttggtcaaaaatcaatgaaactttttttgaatagcTAATGGAAAACCATCAAATTCACTAATTTGCAATGAATGTGATTTCAAAAGTATGGCGTTTGGTGTGTCATAGAAGAAAGTAAAAGGTCTCAAAAGTCTGTTTTCCGACACTATGTTTGTTTCTATGGCTTCAATAGCGTTACACTCATCAATATTGATTTGTCCAGAaccattttatttcttctactTTATTGAGATACTATTGACTTTTATAGTTATGATAAAAATCAGAAGAACTTATAACTTTGGTGCTATTCAAGGTGACAGCACTGATTGGTAAGGAGTTCATTGGAGAAAGATTAAACATGATGATGATGCCGTGACTTGTAGAAAATAACTTACATTAAGAGGGCTTTtgttaagtaaaattaataatattgtaaTTCGTTAAGTTGGCTAAGGTGGCTTTATTACTTTCCACccaaataaaaaggaaataaataacaaaatttcatttattatttcctgacttcataaattcaaaatacttacttacttacttaaattgGCGCTTCAGTCAGTGGCGGCTGGTGAGTTTTCGAACTGGTGGTGCACTTTTCCTGTTataaaagtttgaagattaaaattgacaacaaaaaacaatttaaataaagtatattgattttttagtattttttatacattaaatCAATGCGACGACATTTTTCGTAAGCGAAATAATCAatcacttttttattaaaatcaggtattgtttgtatacattttttttcaatgcttaGCACAGAAAGTGCATTAAGTCGATCCTGAGACATGGTGTTTcgcaaaaaagtttgtattattttcagaGTCAAAAAACATCGCTCGCTCTCTACCGACGTCATTGGTATAGTGCACAGAATTCGAAGTACTTGCATTGATTCTGAAAATGATTCAAAGAGGTCATTAttatgaaacaattttaaaattgcaactGCTCTATTTGCACTGATGAAATCGTCGCGATTGTATATTGCAGAGAGttcgtttttcaatttgtttttgtccaAAGCAGCGTAAGTGCAAACTGTGATCGTGAAATCTTTATCGGGAAAAGTAGAACCGTATGTTTTAAAGTTCTCGCAGGAAAATAATTCAGCCGCAATCAaatgattacaaaaattaaatctatctTTCCCTTGAGTAATAATTATATCCGACACTTCTTTTGCTATGAAAGAGATGGCcgatttaaaccttttttgcgGATCTTCTTCAAGTTGATCTATGTTTTACGTACATTTTGTAtactgatttcaaaatcattaataCAGTTTTTTATCTGAACCAAATCAATATTCCTTTTCTGcaattgtttgaataaaatttcaatatgtGGAAGAATAGATTGAAACAAATTAAGCCAATATGAAAAAGTATGATCGTTTAAATATCTTTGTAGCATATCATCTTGATTTATAGAATTTATATCCCTTTCCGTTTCTATAATGGTGGtcatgcattcttttaaaggcTTCATGTATCTATGTTCTGAGTTAACCGTTCGAGAATTAAAGATACATCTCGTTTGTGGAGCAGCTGTAATCTTCtttcatacaatatttttcaaaatctctgCACGCTTCGGAGATTGTAAAAAACTTTGGAAAAGCTTGAAGGCTGGCAAAAATTTCTGTACCTACGCATTTGTTTTGACTTACACTTTTGTACCTTTGAAGACTGTAGACGATGTGAGATGCTCCTTCATTACTGTATCCAACTCTGATACAAAGTCTATTAATCCGTGAAATACCCCATAATTATTTGACTCAATTGTTTCATCGTGACCTCGCAAAGCCAATTTGAAATACACCACAAAACTTAACACAGTTGATAAGACGTGAGAAAATATACCTGTTCTTATCAACTTGTTCGTTGGACTTTTGGATATTATTTCTATACACAGAATCAAGTTGTTTACGAATGTTAACCGTGCCTAACACAGAcaaactcattaaattttgtaaatgtacTTGCGAAGAatcgtgtttttttattttttcacttaaatacgTCAAAAGCTTGATTCCAGTTTCTGTCCAAATTGATTCTCCTCTAAAAATAATGCAAGGAAAACAAAAGAATGCATTAAGACGTTCACATCCACAAAACCAATATctacaagttttaaaaagatatttgagtcgaacatcattttatttttcgatttttaattttttgtaaaaaaattgtcaattcgatttttttcaaaaattttaccgaatgttgacaacaatattttttgaaagaaaagttttgaaaagatatttgagtagaaaatcaatttttaaaaacttttatttttttttaggtttttattttttgtaaaaaaggtgtcaattagatttttctcaaaattttatcggacGTCAAAAatacgttgttgttgtttcattctaaatattcaattgtaaattcggcaagcagctgccttaaactgtgagtataaaatttcatacaaaaaccaccttagaattgtaaaaattaaaaatcttgaccCGTGTCAACTCTTTCGCCTCATCTCCCTCCTCACACGAATCCAATCGAAATCGTTGGCTTATGAAAAAGAGTAGATAATAGAAGGAActtgaataaaacaacaacaattacttgtgtgtgcttagaaaaatgctaatcggttcagtatagtttgatagaacgaaaaaacctgtaagtggcttacaactttcatgtgggtgcggtggcgtagtgcgtagtgcactagctcttcacacgctagatcgcttgttcaagcccagcaaaggttcttcaaaaattaaattgaacataaagcgattaagcaccactaaaggagtctgatgatcgggttggtcccGATCATCAGattgaaatagctataactccagcctatgaacttggtggtagcacacacaagttgttgctgtttcattctaaatgttcaaaaatactattcttcgttgcacaaaacggttttagagatgaaatcatattttagtcgtaaaattttggaggtgacacatttttcttcagttttttttttgtatttataaaaatggattttcaattcaatggatttttttttcaaaaaatgttgatatcacgttacaatttattac encodes:
- the LOC129953527 gene encoding putative nuclease HARBI1 produces the protein MTCDANEKITSVDAQWPGSAHDGRIWRVSGIQDVVRRYDGDVCLLGDSGYGITPWLLTPFDEPRNARERNYNSTHAQERVIIERVFGQMKRRFPIFSSQVRIAVKNVPNLVISCAVLHNVAKHLNDPWEVEDGIENGVAEENVSLYNLDRNEVINRRHGQQKRLEISNNLMM